The following are encoded together in the Bos mutus isolate GX-2022 chromosome 3, NWIPB_WYAK_1.1, whole genome shotgun sequence genome:
- the MRPL37 gene encoding large ribosomal subunit protein mL37, with product MALASGPARRVLARPWGLGLEGCGVPRRGAYEWGVRSTRKPEPPPLDRVYEIPGLEPITFAGKMHFMPGLARPVFPPWDPGWTHPKFRRLPPLQEHPLYKDEVCYIFHQRCRLLEGVKQALWLTKTKLIEGLPEKVLSLADNPRNHIENQDERVLNVISHARLWHSTEDIPKRETYCPVIVDSLIQLCKSQILKHPSLARRICAQKNMLSTTWKRESTLIQVHGSSGAQLNAKDPLPPIASREEVEATKNHILETFSPISPTISLQECHIYDVNDDTGFREGYPYPCPHTLYLLESANLRAHRFQPDQLRAKMILFAFGNALAQARLLYGNDPKVLEQPVVVQSVGTDGRVFQFLVLQLNTTDLASEEGIKNLVWVDSDQLLYQHFWCLPVIKKKVVVEPVGPTGFQPETFRKFLALYLHGAV from the exons ATGGCGTTGGCGTCGGGGCCAGCGAGGCGGGTGCTGGCTCGCCCTTGGGGGCTCGGCCTTGAGGGCTGCGGGGTCCCGAGACGCGGGGCGTACGAGTGGGGCGTGCGATCCACGAGAAAGCCGGAGCCTCCTCCCCTGGACAGGGTGTATGAGATTCCTGGACTGGAGCCCATCACCTTCGCGGGGAAGATGCACTTTATGCCCGGGCTGGCACGACCAGTCTTCCCGCCCTGGGACCCCGGCTGGACGCACCCGAAGTTCCGCCGCTTGCCCCCGCTGCAGGAGCATCCCCTATACAAGGATGAGGTCTGCTACATCTTCCACCAGCGTTGCCGCCTCCTCGAGG GTGTAAAGCAGGCCCTCTGGCTTACCAAGACCAAGTTAATAGAAGGCCTTCCTGAGAAAGTGCTTAGCCTTGCTGACAATCCGAGGAACCACATAGAGAACCAAGATGAACGCGTTCTGAATGTGATCTCTCATGCTCGTCTCTGGCACTCTACTGAAGACATCCCCAAGAGAGAGACCTACTG cCCAGTCATTGTGGACAGCCTGATCCAGCTGTGTAAATCCCAGATTCTCAAGCATCCTTCTCTGGCCAGGCGGATCTGTGCCCAAAAGAACATGTTATCCACCACCTGGAAACGAG AGTCTACTCTGATTCAGGTCCATGGTTCCAGTGGAGCCCAGCTGAATGCCAAGGATCCTCTGCCTCCCATTGCCTCCCGAGAGGAAGTTGAAGCTACTAAGAATCATATTCTCGAGACTTTCTCTCCCATATCTCCCACTATCAGCCTTCAGGAATGCCATATTTATGATGTGAATGATGACACAG GATTCCGAGAGGGCTACCCTTACCCCTGTCCCCACACCTTGTATTTGCTGGAGTCAGCCAACTTACGAGCACACCGCTTTCAGCCAGATCAGCTGCGGGCCAAGATGATCCTGTTTGCCTTCGGCAACGCGCTGGCTCAGGCCCGGCTCCTGTATGGG AACGACCCTAAGGTTTTGGAGCAGCCAGTAGTCGTGCAGAGTGTGGGCACCGATGGGCGTGTCTTCCAGTTCCTGGTGCTGCAGCTGAACACCACAGATCTGGCCTCCGAGGAGGGCATCAAGAATctagtctgggtggactccgatCAGCTCCTCTATCAGCACTTCTGGTGTCTCCCAGTGATCAAAAAGAAGGTGGTTGTG GAACCTGTTGGGCCGACTGGTTTCCAGCCAGAGACATTCAGGAAGTTTTTAGCTCTGTATTTGCACGGTGCTGTGTGA